The genomic stretch CGCGTGCCGCGTCTGGCCCACTGCCGTACAATCCCGTTCTTCTGGCCGATCCTTGCTTCGTCCTGGAACCAGATCTCCACCTTCGTGCGCGGCGGCAAGTCGCAAAGATGCGCCTTCAGCGTGCGAGGCCAGTTTTTTTGAATTCCTCGATGATATGGGCATCCTGCGCCGGATGACGCGGTCGCACACTCATGTGGGAGAAGCCGAGCTTGTGCAGCAGCTTCCCGACATAGCGCGCGTCATAATCAATGCCGAAGCGGTCCTTGATGGCTTTCTTCAGGTCGATCCGCCGCCAGCGAACGACGCCATCGACGGCACGATCCGGGCCCTTCTCCACAAGCGCGGCCAGTTCGGCCTGCTGCTCATGCGACAGCCGGGACGCTGGTCCCGGCGCCCATTGGTCCACAAGACCATCGGGGCCGGCCGTGTTGAACCGATGCACCCAGTCGCGTAGCGTCTGGCGATCCATCCCGCCGATCCGGGCCGCATCGGCCCGGCTCATGCCGTCCAGAACCGCTGCGATCGACAACAGCCGGCTGCTCTGGCGCACATCCTTTGAGTTCCGGGCAAGACGGCGAAGCTCCCCCGCCGAAAAGTTCGTCCGCAACTTCACCGCTGATCCCATCGCCGAATCTCCTTCGGCAATAGGGAATCACGGCGCGCAAATCGGCCAAAATCACAAAAGAGTCAGCAGCCAAGACCGTTGGTATGACTCCCTTTACGCGAACGCCCCATGTGTTTTTAAACTCGGGAAGGAGGCGCGAGACAATGTCTTTCAGCAAGACAGACAGCTCGATGCTAATTTGCATTTAAGCCGGGAGGCCAACCTTGCTGAGGCCATCGAACAGATGGTCTATGTCGGCCTGATCGCGGAAGGGGAGCCGTCCAACATGCTCGGCAAAGGAGTATTTCGGATTGATCTCCATCAGTTCGCGCCAGACCCGGCCGGCTTCCTCGGCCTCGCCCAAATGGCCGAGCGCGACAGCAAGAAAGGCGCGGGAGAGGTCAGTCTTCGGGGCGAGCTGTATACGCTCCCTGAACAGCGCCGAGGCAGCTTCGAATTTGCCGGCGACAAGATAGGCAGAGCCGAGAAAGTGGATGTATAGCTGCTTCAACGCGGGATCGAGCCGGATGGCTTGTTCGATATGGGGAATAGCCGCGAGGGGCTGGCCGCCATAGATGTTGATGATGCCGCGCGAGTTGTGCGCCTGAGCGTAGTTCGGATTGAGATTCAGCGCCGCGTCCGCCTCAGCCGCGGATCTGGCGAGATCCTTTTTCCACAAGTAGAAGACCGAGGCGACGTAGTGCACGAAGGCAACCTGCGGACTCTTCTGCAACGCCAAGCCGACATGGCGCTCGGCCTTTTCAAGCGACTCGCTCCAGCCGTCCGTCCAATGGAACTGCCAGTTGAGCACCTCGGCCATTGCGAGGCCGGCATAGGGTTCGCCATAGCTTGAATCCTGGGCGATCGCTTGCGCGAACAGGTCGGTCGAGCGCTCGAACACGTCACGGTTCCTGATGGTCCCCCACAGCGCCTCGCGCCCGAGCAGGAAAAAGTCGTGTGCCTTGCTACTGGTCGTTTTGACAGCACCAAGCATCGCGGCTTCGCTAGGGCTCAGTTTGATCATCAACGCGTCAACGATCCGCCGGGTGACCTCGTCCTGGACCGCGAAGACGTCGCTCAGTTCGCGATCGAAGCGGTCGGCCCAAAGGTGTCCGCCGGTTTCCGCATCGATCAGCTGAGCGGTAATTCTTACACGGTTGCCGGCGCGGCGGATGCTCCCTTCGAGCACCGAGCGGACACCGAGCTCACGGGCCACTTGCCGCACGTCGACAGCCTTGCCCTTATAGGTGAAGCTCGAATTTCGCGCGATCACCAGCAGGCCGCTGACCTTAGAAAGGTCGGTGATCACATCCTCGGTTATCCCGTCGGCGAAATATTCCTGCTCAGGATCGCCGCTCA from Mesorhizobium sp. NZP2077 encodes the following:
- a CDS encoding adenylate/guanylate cyclase domain-containing protein is translated as MSETRKIAAILVSDVVGYSRLAGADEDRILARLRALRSDLIDPTIAVHHGRVVKRTGDGALVEFRSVVDAVRCAIEVQNGMVERNAGLPPDRRIDFRIGIHLGDVVEERDGDLMGDGVNIAARLEGICEPGSICLSEQAYWQVKARLDLAINDRGAVQLKNIADPVRVYSLQVGVPAQAKPAAPAEPAVPEKPSPQLALSDKPSIAVLAFQNMSGDPEQEYFADGITEDVITDLSKVSGLLVIARNSSFTYKGKAVDVRQVARELGVRSVLEGSIRRAGNRVRITAQLIDAETGGHLWADRFDRELSDVFAVQDEVTRRIVDALMIKLSPSEAAMLGAVKTTSSKAHDFFLLGREALWGTIRNRDVFERSTDLFAQAIAQDSSYGEPYAGLAMAEVLNWQFHWTDGWSESLEKAERHVGLALQKSPQVAFVHYVASVFYLWKKDLARSAAEADAALNLNPNYAQAHNSRGIINIYGGQPLAAIPHIEQAIRLDPALKQLYIHFLGSAYLVAGKFEAASALFRERIQLAPKTDLSRAFLAVALGHLGEAEEAGRVWRELMEINPKYSFAEHVGRLPFRDQADIDHLFDGLSKVGLPA